The sequence ACTTTTAGTAATGGCATTTGGTATAGGTGGAGGATTAATAATAAATAATGCTAATATTCCTGAAATAGCTTTTGTAAATATGAATCCAGCAGGAAGATCAGTTTTCCCTTATCTATGCATAACAATAGCTTGTGGAGCAATTAGTGGATTCCATGCTACTCAATCTCCTATGATGGCTAGATGTTTAAAAACAGAAAAAGAAGGAAGAAGAGTTTTCTATGGTGCAATGATATCAGAAGGAATTATAGCTCTTATTTGGGCTGCTGCTGCAATGTCATTCTTCGGTGGAATACCTCAACTTGCTGAAGCAGGAACTGCTGCTGTTGTTGTTAATAAAATATCTGTTGGAATTTTAGGAAAAGCTGGAGGTGTTTTAGCACTATTAGGAGTTGTTGCTTGTCCTATAACTTCTGGGGATACTGCGTTTAGAAGTGCAAGACTTACTATTGCTGACTCTTTAAAATATAAACAAGGACCTGTTGTAAATAGATTTGTTGTTGCAATTCCTCTATTTGTTGTTGGAATTGTATTATGTTTTACACCATTTGATGTTATTTGGAGATACTTTGGTTGGGCAAACCAAACTCTTGCTACAATAGCTCTATGGGCAGCAGTAAAATATTTGGCAAACAGAGGAAAAAATTATTGGATAGCTTTAATTCCTGCAATGTTTATGACAGTTGTTGTAACTTCTTATATACTTGCAGCACCAGAAGGATTTGTAAGATTCTTTGGAGATAAAGATATAAAAGTAATAGAACATATTGCAATAGCAGTAGGTTGTGTAGTATCTTTAGGATGTACAGCTGCATTCTTTATGTCAAATAAAAAAACTGATTTAATTACTGAATAGAAGTGGAGATTCTCCCATTGTATTAAATTATAAAATTAATAGAAAATACTCTTAGTGAGAACTAGGAGTATTTTTTGCATTGGAATTTTTCTTTTCTTTTTTTTCTTCTTTATGTTACAATACTAGTACGAATTATGTATTAAATAAGAATTTATAAAAAAATTTAGAGGGAGATATAATGAAAAAATTAACAACAAAAGTTCAAGTGTTATATGCACTTGGAGTAAGTTATGCCATTGTAGATCAGATATTTGCACAATGGATACTATATTTTTATTTGCCATCTGCTAATTCTGGTTTAAAACCATTTATGGCACCAGTTTTGGTTTCAATAGCCCTAGCAGTTTCAAGATTTGTGGATATGATAACAGATCCTTTGGTTGGTTTTATGTCTGATAAATATAATAGTAAATATGGAAGAAGAATACCATTTGTTGCAGTGGGAACAATTCCGTTAATATTAGTAACAATAGCTTTTTTCTATCCACCAACAAGCAATGAAAGAGCAAGCTTTTATTATTTAATGATAGTTGGCTCACTATTCTTTACTTTTTATACAATAGTTGGAGCACCATATAATGCATTGATTCCTGAAATTGGAAGAACTCCAGAGGAAAGATTAAATTTATCAACTTGGCAATCTGTTTTTAGATTATCTTATACAGCAGTAGCAATTATTTTACCTGGAATTTTAATTAAAATGATAGGTGGAGATAATGTACTTTTTGGAATTAGAGGAATGATAATATTTTTATGTGTAATAGTTTTTATAGGACTTGCTGTTACAGTGTTCATAATTAGAGAAAGAGATTATTCAACAGGAGAAGTTTCAAATGTGAGTTTTAAAGATACAATAGGAATTATAATAAAAAATAAGAACTTTATTCTATATCTTTTTGGAATGATGTTTTTCTTTATAGGTTTCAACAATTTAAGAGCTATTATGAACTATTATGTTGAAGATATTATGGGCTATGGAAAACGAGAAATCACATTGGTATCAGCAGTATTATTTGGATCAGCAGCTATATGTTTTTATCCAACAAATAAATTATCTAAAAAATATGGATATAGAAAGATTATGTTATGTTGTTTGGCAATGCTTATAGTTACAACATCTATGTTATTTTTCTTAGGAAAAATATTTCCTGTTAATTTTGGTTTTGTGTTATTTGGACTTATTGGTATACCCCTTGCAGGTGCAGCATTTATCTTCCCACCTGCTATGTTAAGTGAGATAAGTACACAGATTAGTGAAGATTCAGGAGCAAGAATAGAAGGAATTTCATTTGGTATACAAGGTTTCTTTATGAAAACTTCATTTTTAATTTCAATAGTAATTTTACCAATAATTTTAGTAATGGGAAATGATGTTAGTGTAATATCAGCTATAGCAAGTAGAGTTAGTAAGGTTGAAAAAGCTGGAATTTATCTAGCTTCATTGAGTTCAGTGTTTTTCTTTATAATTTCATTTATTTTTTATTATAAATATTCAGATAGCAAGAAAGCTATTATAAAGAAATAACTCATTACTAGCCAAATTAATTAACAGTTTTTCTTAAAATAAGTATATAATAAATTTTATTTTTATACACAACTGCTTGATAGCCATTAGTGTTTCGTGAGCTCCAAAATGCTCTCTCAACAATAATGGACATCGCAGCAGTTTTATTTAAAATATATAAAAATTAAATTTTAAGAAAAACTTATTTAAAAAATATAAGTTATTTCTATATAAAAAAGATAATATATAGGTGAGTTCTTATGAAAAAGTTATTCTTATTAATGATTTTATTAGTTATATTAATGCTTAGATTTTCATTATCAGTTAGAGTAACAGAAATTTTTCAAAAAGAAGTATACAGAATGAATTTAAGTCTTGAAGATGGAAAAATTAAGATTTTAAAAATTAATAATAAATATCCTTTAAAAAATATTTATGGAAAATTAGGATATAAAGAAAATGGGAAATATGAAGGATATTTTTTGGTAAAGTCTATTAAAGAATATGAAAATGTTTATTTTGTTGAGCTTGAAGATGTTAAATCTACAAAAATAGAAGATAATTTTTTAGAAAAATATCTTCAAACTCTTTTTAATCGAGCAGAAGAAGATTATTCTTATGGGACTAAAAATATAAATAGAGCAATTTTACTAGGAGATAACACTAGAATAAAAAAAGATTTAAAGGATAAAATTAGATATATAGGATTATCTCATATATTTGCTATGTCGGGACTACATATAGCTCTGGTTATTGCTATTTTTTATTTTATCTTTAAGAAAACTATGAAAAATAAAAGACTAATTGAAATTTTACTTTTAGTTTCAATTACTTTATATTATCTTTCAGTTAAAGAAAGTCCCTCATTTACAAGGGCATATATAATGGCAGTAGTTTATTTATTAGGAAAATTATTTTATGAAAAAGTTGATTTAGGAAAGACTTTATTTATCAGTGCAGTAGTGTCAATTTTCATTAATCCAACAGCTATTTTTTCTATATCTTTTCAACTTTCTTATGGAGCTATGATAGCAATAGCATATATTTTTCCTTATGTGAGAAAAATAAATTACAAAAAATTTAAAATTTTAGATTATATTCTATTTACAACAACTATTCAAATATTCTTAATACCTATAACAGTTTATTACTTTAATAGTGTACAATTTTTATCTGTGATATCAAATTTAATACTATTACCATTAGCAAGTTTCTATATTACAGTAAACTATATAGCATTATTTTTAGAAAATTTTTATCTATCATTTTTATTAAAACCTATTATTGAAATTCTTTATAAGATTTTAATTTATCTTATAGATTTCTTTGCAGAATTACCTTATTTATCAGTGGAATATGAAAATAAAAATTTGATATATATTTATATAGTTTTTTTAGTTATAATTGTGGTATATAAAAATATAAAAAGAAAAGATTAGAGATAATTTTTTAAGAGGAAAGAATATGGAAAATAATTTATTTAAAATACATTCAGACTATAAACCAACAGGGGATCAACCCACTGCAATAGATAGTATAGTGAAAAATATAGAAAATGGAGTTAAAGACCAAGTTCTATTGGGAGTAACAGGTTCTGGAAAGACATTTACAATAGCCAATGTTATTGAAAGAGTACAAAGGCCATCTTTAATTATTGCACCAAATAAGACTTTGGCAGCACAACTTTATTCAGAGTATAAAAAGTTTTTTCCAGAAAATGCAGTGGAATATTTTGTTTCATATTATGATTACTATCAACCAGAAGCCTATATAAAAACAACTGATACATATATAGAGAAAGATTCATCAGTAAATGATGAAATAGATAAACTTCGTAATGCGGCAACAGCAGCTTTAATACATAGAAGAGATGTTATTATTGTTGCTTCTGTATCATCTATTTATGGATTGGGATCTCCTGATACATATAGAAGAATGACAATACCAATAGATAAGCAAACAGGAATTTCAAGAAAGGAATTAATGAAAAGATTGATTGCTTTAAGATATGATAGAAATGATGTAGCCTTTGAAAGAGGACAATTTAGAATAAAGGGCGATGTAATAGATATTTACCCATCATATATGAATAATGGATATAGACTGGAATATTGGGGAGATGATTTAGAGGAAATCTCTGAAATAAATACTTTAACAGGGCAAAAAGTAAAAAAGAATTTAGAAAGAATAGTTATCTATCCTGCAACTCAATATCTAACAGCAGATGATGATAAAGATAGAATTATACAAGAAATTAAAGATGATTTAAAAGTTGAAGTAAAAAAGTTTGAAGATGATAAAAAACTTTTAGAAGCACAAAGGCTAAGACAAAGAACAGAATATGATTTAGAAATGATAACTGAGATTGGTTATTGTAAAGGTATAGAAAATTATTCAAGATATTTAGCTGGTAAAAATCCAGGAGATACACCAGACACCTTATTTGAATACTTTCCAAAAGATTTTTTGCTATTTATAGATGAATCACATATCACAGTACCACAAGTAAGGGGAATGTATAATGGAGATAGAGCAAGAAAAGAATCATTGGTTGAAAATGGTTTTAGACTAAAAGCAGCCTTAGATAACAGACCTTTAAGATTTGAAGAATTTAGAGAAAAATCTAATCAAACAGTTTTTATTTCAGCAACACCAGGAGATTTTGAAGTTGAAGTTTCTGATAATCATATAGCAGAACAACTTATAAGGCCAACAGGTATAGTTGACCCAGAAATTGAAATAAGACCTACTAAAAATCAAGTTGATGACTTATTAGATGAAATTAGGAAAAGAGCAGCTAAAAAAGAAAGAGTTTTGGTTACAACTCTTACAAAGAAAATAGCAGAAGAATTAACAGAATATTATATTGAACTAGGGGTAAAAGTAAAATATATGCACTCTGATATTGATACTTTGGAAAGAATTGAAATAATAAGGGCTTTAAGAAAAGGTGAAATTGATGTCATAATAGGAATTAACCTTTTAAGAGAAGGATTAGATATCCCAGAAGTTTCATTGGTAGCAATTATGGAAGCAGATAAGGAAGGCTTTTTAAGAAGTAGAAGGTCTTTGGTTCAAACAATAGGTAGAGCTGCAAGAAATGTTGAAGGTAGAGTAATTTTATATGCAGATATTATGACAGATTCTATGAAAGAAGCTATAACAGAAACTGAAAGAAGAAGAAAAATCCAAAAGGAATATAATGCCTATAATCATATAGACCCAAAGAGCATTATAAAAGAGATAGCAGAAGATTTAATTAATTTAGATTATGGTATTGAAGAAAAGAAATTTGAAAATGATAAAAAAGTTTTTAGAAACAAAACAGATATTGAAAAAGAAATAACTAAGCTTGAAAAGAAAATTAAAAAGCTTGTTGAAGAATTAGATTTTGAACAAGCAATAATTTTAAGAGATGAAATGTTAAAGTTAAAAGAATTATTATTGGAATTTTAGGAAATAAGAAAAAATAGAGGTTATTACAAATTTTACTAATTTGCAATAACCTCTAACTTTTAAAATATAAATTATTTAATAAATATATTAAGTATTAATAAAATAATAATTCCTACTGCCCAAGCAATTGTACTTGCAACAGAATAAAGTCTTAATTGTTCTTTTCCTTCTGTAATTCCTATTGAACGATTGATAACCCAGAAGAAACTATCATTGAAATATGAGAAGAAAAGAGAACCTACACAGGCTGCAAGAGCAGCGAGAACAGGATTAACATTTAATTTTGTAATGATTGGAGCAGTAATAGAAGCTGCTGTAATCATAGCAACAGTACCACTTCCTTGAATAAAACGAATTAAAGTTGCAATTATAAAAGGTAATAAAATAGGTGGTAATGCTGTATCAACTAATGATTTAGCGATAACATCTCCTACACCACTATCTCTGATTAACATTCCAAAAGCTCCACCAGCACCAGTAATTAAAATAATTGTTCCAGCTGATTTTATTCCAATTTCAACTTCTTCTAAAACTTTTTGTTTATCTAAACTTCTTGTTAAACCATAAATTGTAATAAGCAAGCCAATTCCTACTGCTATTACAGGAGTTCCTATGAATTGAATAAATGATATAATCTTTCCCTCAAGTTTCATTGTATCTGTAACAGTTCCTAATAAAATTAAAATAATAGGAACTACGATTGGAGAAAAAGATAAAAATGCAGAAGGTAAGTTAGATTCATCATAAACACTTGAAGTTTTTAAATCATCTACATAATTTTTATCTCTTGTCCATTTTCCATTACTAGTAGGTATTTGCCAAATTTTATTTCCTGCATATTTTGCAAATACTAAGCAAGCTAAAACCATTGGGATTGAAATTATAATTCCATATAAAATAATACTTGAAACACTGACACCAAAGATTCCAGCAACACCAACTGGACCAGGAGTAGGTGGAACAAGAGAGTGAGTGATTACCAGTCCTGATGCAAGAGCTAGCCCCAAAGATACAATTGATTTTTTAGTTTCCTTAGAAATAGCTTTTATCAATGGAGTTAAAATAACAAAACCTGAATCACAAAATATAGGGATAGAAACTAGAAAACCTGTTATAGCCATTGCTAATTCTTCTTTACCTTTTCCAAAAATTTTTAAGAAGCATAGAGCCATTTTTTTTGCAGCCCCAGAAACTTCAAAAAGTTGTCCCATCATAACTCCAAAACCTATTATGATTCCAATACTTCCTAAGGTTCCACCAAAACCTTTTGTAATACTACCAATAATTTGAGGATATTCTATTCCTCCAACAATTCCAACTATAATAGTTGCAACTATCAAAGCTAAAAAAGTATGAATTTTAGTTTTTACTATCATAAAAATTAAACAAATAATACCAACTAATAAACCAATTAAAATTTGTTGTTCCATAGTATCCCCTTCCTTTTTTATTTAATATTTTTAAAGTTTGGTGCATATTTTGCAGCTAATTTTACAGCTTCTATCATGCTAATAGCGCTTACAATTCCCTTTCCTGCTATATCAAAAGCAGTTCCATGGTCAACGGAAGTTCTTAAAAATGGCATATCCAATGTTATAGCAATTGTTCTTTCAAAATCATAAGTTTTTGTAGCAATATGTCCTTGATCATGATATAGAGATAAAACAGCCACATATCTTCCTTGTAGAGCTTGATGGAAAACTGAATCTGCTCCAATAGGTCCTACTACATCATAACCTAATTTTTGAGCTTCCTCTATTGCAGGAGTTATTTCTTTAACTTCTTCATTTCCAAAAAGTCCATGTTCACCAGAGTGTGGATTTAATCCAGCTACTGCCATTTTTCCAGTTACTCCTAATTGTTTTAAAGCCTTTGTACATCTTTCTATATATTCTAGAACTCTTTCCTTTGTAATAGCATCACAAGCTTTTCTTAATGACATATGACGAGTTAAAAAGAAAACTCTCATATTATCCACTTCAAACATCGTTAAAGGATCTCTAGAATTTGATAAATCTCCTAATATTTCAGTATGTCCTATATAATTAACATTTCCAGCTCTTAAAGACTCTTTGTTAATTGGAGTCGTTGCAATAGCATCAACTTTATATTCCATCGCTAGTTCTACACATTTTTTTATATATTCAAAGGCAGCTTTTCCACACATTCCTTGTACTTGTCCATATTCTAAGGTATTCATATCTACATTTTCTAAATCAATTACATTTAAAATGCCTTTTTCATATTTTCCTTCTTCAATATTTTTTATAGTGTGAATTTTTAAGTCAACTTGACAAATTTTTGTTGCTTTTTCAAGAACCTTTTTATCTCCAATCACTACTAAATCACATAAATCTAAAATTTCTTTTGAAACTGCTGTTTTTACAACAATTTCAGGTCCAACACCAGCTGGGTCCCCCATAGGGATAGCTATTTTTGTTCTCATATATTCCTCCTAATTTTATAAATTTTAAATATCATTTTTTATTTTATGTAAACATAATTTTATTGTTTTTTCATCACCTACCATACCTCCTTTACTTACTAGTTTTAAATTAGGAAAATCCCCACCTATAATTCTTCCATAAGCTGCTAAAGGTATGACTTCTTCACGAATTTCTACTCCAATTGCTTTTAATTTTTCTAAAAGTGCTATTGTGATATCACCACCAGAACTATAAATACCTTCAAATTTTTGTGTTTCTTTTAAAATTTTTACAGCAGTTTTAGTTAAAGTATTAGCTATAATTTTAGAAATTTCCTCAACAGTTGTATTTAAGTTTTCAGCTAGTTTTTGTAAATCAGCTTTTTTCTCATCACCAATTGGGCTTGTTGTAACTAAAAATAAATCATAACTTTCAATACCTTTTTTTATAAATGAAATAACTCTTTCAATTTCTTTTGAACAACTTTCTTCTTCAAAAAAATCTTCAACTCTCATTTTTACAAGAAAAATGTCTTCTTCCTGTAAAATATATTCAATTTGTTTTTTAGTAGTTGTTGTCACACTTCCAATTACCATTAATATTTTTTTTTCTAAATGATTCTTCTTTTGAAGTTCTTTACTATAATATAAAGTGAAAGGTCCTGGATCAACTGTTATAATATTGATATCACTTTGAATTATTACTTTTGATATTTTTATAATATCTTCATTATTCACTGCATCAAAAATAAGAACTCTTGATTTTTTTATAGCTTCTTGAATTTTTTTAGCAATTTCTTCTATAGGTTGTGAAATATCAGATAAAGTAAAATATGTTGATGAGTATTTAATATCCTTCTGTACTAAGCTTTCAACACAAGATGTTTTTATAGGAGTTTTAGGGTCTTTTCCAGCATCAGAATTTTCTAGTAAAACTCCATTTACCAACATAGTTTTATTGACTACAATTCTTCCTGAATCAGGATAAGCTGGAACAACAACAGCTATCCTATTATCTTCTAAATTATCTAACATAGCATTGATTTCAGTGCCTATATTACCCCTTAAAGTTGAATCAATTCTTTTGTTGTAAACTAGGACATCTTTATTTTTTAAGATTTTAATTGCTTCTGAAACTTTTTTATAAGCTTCTTCTTTATCAAGACCTCTACTAGCAGTAGAATAAGAGATAACATCAACATCATAATTTGTGTCACCTTGTAATTTTAAAATGCTAGCTGCCCTTAGTCCGATTTTTTTAAATAATGAGCAAGTAGCATTAGAACCAGTTAAATCATCAGCTATTACAATATATTTTTGCATTTTTCTCACCTTTTTTTATTTGATAGTTATTATCTTTTTTTTGAGATGATATTTTTTTATTTCCTCTTTTGAAAAAGTATAATCTGTAACAACATAATCAAAATTTTTTATATTTGCAAATTTATATAATTTTTTCTTTTGAAATTTACTACTATCAACTAATAAGACAGTTTCTTTACTGATTTTCATCATTGTTCTTTTCAAAAAAGCTTTTATTTCTGTTGGAACAGTTAAATCAAAGAATTCTGAAATTGAAGATACTCCTAAAAAAGCAATGTCTGCATTGTATCCTTCAATTTGTTGGAGTGAAAATACAGTAGCAGTAGAACCAGTTTCAGATGAAACTTCTCCTCCTAATAAAAGGACTTTAATATCTTTTTTTTGATATAGTTCTAAAGCAATATATAAATCATTAGTTATTACACAGATCTTTTTTAGAGATGAATTAGATAAAAGAGTTGCTAATTCATAA is a genomic window of Fusobacterium nucleatum containing:
- the uvrB gene encoding excinuclease ABC subunit UvrB, which translates into the protein MENNLFKIHSDYKPTGDQPTAIDSIVKNIENGVKDQVLLGVTGSGKTFTIANVIERVQRPSLIIAPNKTLAAQLYSEYKKFFPENAVEYFVSYYDYYQPEAYIKTTDTYIEKDSSVNDEIDKLRNAATAALIHRRDVIIVASVSSIYGLGSPDTYRRMTIPIDKQTGISRKELMKRLIALRYDRNDVAFERGQFRIKGDVIDIYPSYMNNGYRLEYWGDDLEEISEINTLTGQKVKKNLERIVIYPATQYLTADDDKDRIIQEIKDDLKVEVKKFEDDKKLLEAQRLRQRTEYDLEMITEIGYCKGIENYSRYLAGKNPGDTPDTLFEYFPKDFLLFIDESHITVPQVRGMYNGDRARKESLVENGFRLKAALDNRPLRFEEFREKSNQTVFISATPGDFEVEVSDNHIAEQLIRPTGIVDPEIEIRPTKNQVDDLLDEIRKRAAKKERVLVTTLTKKIAEELTEYYIELGVKVKYMHSDIDTLERIEIIRALRKGEIDVIIGINLLREGLDIPEVSLVAIMEADKEGFLRSRRSLVQTIGRAARNVEGRVILYADIMTDSMKEAITETERRRKIQKEYNAYNHIDPKSIIKEIAEDLINLDYGIEEKKFENDKKVFRNKTDIEKEITKLEKKIKKLVEELDFEQAIILRDEMLKLKELLLEF
- a CDS encoding carbon starvation CstA family protein, whose product is MYSFIGSIIALVLGYFIYGKFVEGVFGIDTSRETPAKRLADGVDYMEMSWPKAFLIQFLNIAGTGPIFGAVAGALWGPAAFIWIVFGCIFAGSVHDFLIGMMSLRKDGASVSEIVGENLGMTAKQIMRIFSVILLLLVGVVFIMSPAQILTNITGVNYTVWLGVIIIYYLCATVLPIDTIIGKIYPIFGLSLLVMAFGIGGGLIINNANIPEIAFVNMNPAGRSVFPYLCITIACGAISGFHATQSPMMARCLKTEKEGRRVFYGAMISEGIIALIWAAAAMSFFGGIPQLAEAGTAAVVVNKISVGILGKAGGVLALLGVVACPITSGDTAFRSARLTIADSLKYKQGPVVNRFVVAIPLFVVGIVLCFTPFDVIWRYFGWANQTLATIALWAAVKYLANRGKNYWIALIPAMFMTVVVTSYILAAPEGFVRFFGDKDIKVIEHIAIAVGCVVSLGCTAAFFMSNKKTDLITE
- a CDS encoding ComEC/Rec2 family competence protein, which encodes MKKLFLLMILLVILMLRFSLSVRVTEIFQKEVYRMNLSLEDGKIKILKINNKYPLKNIYGKLGYKENGKYEGYFLVKSIKEYENVYFVELEDVKSTKIEDNFLEKYLQTLFNRAEEDYSYGTKNINRAILLGDNTRIKKDLKDKIRYIGLSHIFAMSGLHIALVIAIFYFIFKKTMKNKRLIEILLLVSITLYYLSVKESPSFTRAYIMAVVYLLGKLFYEKVDLGKTLFISAVVSIFINPTAIFSISFQLSYGAMIAIAYIFPYVRKINYKKFKILDYILFTTTIQIFLIPITVYYFNSVQFLSVISNLILLPLASFYITVNYIALFLENFYLSFLLKPIIEILYKILIYLIDFFAELPYLSVEYENKNLIYIYIVFLVIIVVYKNIKRKD
- a CDS encoding MFS transporter, yielding MKKLTTKVQVLYALGVSYAIVDQIFAQWILYFYLPSANSGLKPFMAPVLVSIALAVSRFVDMITDPLVGFMSDKYNSKYGRRIPFVAVGTIPLILVTIAFFYPPTSNERASFYYLMIVGSLFFTFYTIVGAPYNALIPEIGRTPEERLNLSTWQSVFRLSYTAVAIILPGILIKMIGGDNVLFGIRGMIIFLCVIVFIGLAVTVFIIRERDYSTGEVSNVSFKDTIGIIIKNKNFILYLFGMMFFFIGFNNLRAIMNYYVEDIMGYGKREITLVSAVLFGSAAICFYPTNKLSKKYGYRKIMLCCLAMLIVTTSMLFFLGKIFPVNFGFVLFGLIGIPLAGAAFIFPPAMLSEISTQISEDSGARIEGISFGIQGFFMKTSFLISIVILPIILVMGNDVSVISAIASRVSKVEKAGIYLASLSSVFFFIISFIFYYKYSDSKKAIIKK
- a CDS encoding GntP family permease, with amino-acid sequence MEQQILIGLLVGIICLIFMIVKTKIHTFLALIVATIIVGIVGGIEYPQIIGSITKGFGGTLGSIGIIIGFGVMMGQLFEVSGAAKKMALCFLKIFGKGKEELAMAITGFLVSIPIFCDSGFVILTPLIKAISKETKKSIVSLGLALASGLVITHSLVPPTPGPVGVAGIFGVSVSSIILYGIIISIPMVLACLVFAKYAGNKIWQIPTSNGKWTRDKNYVDDLKTSSVYDESNLPSAFLSFSPIVVPIILILLGTVTDTMKLEGKIISFIQFIGTPVIAVGIGLLITIYGLTRSLDKQKVLEEVEIGIKSAGTIILITGAGGAFGMLIRDSGVGDVIAKSLVDTALPPILLPFIIATLIRFIQGSGTVAMITAASITAPIITKLNVNPVLAALAACVGSLFFSYFNDSFFWVINRSIGITEGKEQLRLYSVASTIAWAVGIIILLILNIFIK
- a CDS encoding four-carbon acid sugar kinase family protein; translation: MQKYIVIADDLTGSNATCSLFKKIGLRAASILKLQGDTNYDVDVISYSTASRGLDKEEAYKKVSEAIKILKNKDVLVYNKRIDSTLRGNIGTEINAMLDNLEDNRIAVVVPAYPDSGRIVVNKTMLVNGVLLENSDAGKDPKTPIKTSCVESLVQKDIKYSSTYFTLSDISQPIEEIAKKIQEAIKKSRVLIFDAVNNEDIIKISKVIIQSDINIITVDPGPFTLYYSKELQKKNHLEKKILMVIGSVTTTTKKQIEYILQEEDIFLVKMRVEDFFEEESCSKEIERVISFIKKGIESYDLFLVTTSPIGDEKKADLQKLAENLNTTVEEISKIIANTLTKTAVKILKETQKFEGIYSSGGDITIALLEKLKAIGVEIREEVIPLAAYGRIIGGDFPNLKLVSKGGMVGDEKTIKLCLHKIKNDI
- a CDS encoding DeoR/GlpR family DNA-binding transcription regulator encodes the protein MLSMERHQYILRHLEENGNSTRKELAELLNVTIMTIGRDFKKLEEKGLLIQTHGGATLPGFLMEEKKYERKKEEHTEIKRKIAKKIFQKIQSNMTIILDAGTTTYELATLLSNSSLKKICVITNDLYIALELYQKKDIKVLLLGGEVSSETGSTATVFSLQQIEGYNADIAFLGVSSISEFFDLTVPTEIKAFLKRTMMKISKETVLLVDSSKFQKKKLYKFANIKNFDYVVTDYTFSKEEIKKYHLKKKIITIK
- the pdxA gene encoding 4-hydroxythreonine-4-phosphate dehydrogenase PdxA, coding for MRTKIAIPMGDPAGVGPEIVVKTAVSKEILDLCDLVVIGDKKVLEKATKICQVDLKIHTIKNIEEGKYEKGILNVIDLENVDMNTLEYGQVQGMCGKAAFEYIKKCVELAMEYKVDAIATTPINKESLRAGNVNYIGHTEILGDLSNSRDPLTMFEVDNMRVFFLTRHMSLRKACDAITKERVLEYIERCTKALKQLGVTGKMAVAGLNPHSGEHGLFGNEEVKEITPAIEEAQKLGYDVVGPIGADSVFHQALQGRYVAVLSLYHDQGHIATKTYDFERTIAITLDMPFLRTSVDHGTAFDIAGKGIVSAISMIEAVKLAAKYAPNFKNIK